The proteins below are encoded in one region of Candidatus Zixiibacteriota bacterium:
- a CDS encoding polyprenyl synthetase family protein, whose translation MLDTNQLLEYTEPVQADLAAFDRKLSDYLRGDSPLISSIARHLLKSKGKRIRPAFLFLSSRASDSYTEHSVDASLAIELIHTATLLHDDVVDDAELRRGQETVNAKWTNLISVLMGDYLFAKAFRIMVDTGSIELIGAISKATERVSVGELRQIEETGNYALSEDEYLEIIADKTASLFAVSCETGPILSRRPAERDRFALFGESIGTAFQIADDLLDFIGEADKIGKQPGNDVMNGKVTLPLIYSLKQVSEASGREIIKYLKTQDDGESFKTIHRFVTENGGIDYAYRRADELCQQGLESLDRLQQSVYYDRLTEMVRFTTQRAS comes from the coding sequence GTGTTGGATACAAATCAATTACTCGAGTACACCGAACCGGTACAGGCGGACCTCGCTGCGTTCGACCGGAAGCTATCCGATTATCTCCGAGGAGATTCCCCGCTTATCTCCTCCATTGCCCGCCATTTGCTCAAATCCAAAGGGAAACGGATTCGACCGGCCTTTCTATTCTTATCATCCCGGGCATCGGATAGCTATACCGAACATTCGGTCGATGCCTCGCTGGCAATAGAGCTCATTCACACTGCAACCTTGCTCCATGACGACGTAGTCGATGATGCCGAACTTCGCCGTGGACAGGAGACGGTTAATGCCAAATGGACAAATCTTATCTCGGTACTCATGGGCGATTATCTGTTCGCCAAGGCTTTTCGTATCATGGTCGATACCGGCTCAATTGAACTTATCGGCGCCATTTCCAAAGCGACCGAGCGGGTCTCAGTAGGCGAACTTCGTCAGATAGAAGAGACCGGCAACTATGCGCTTTCCGAGGATGAATATCTTGAGATTATCGCCGACAAGACGGCATCTCTTTTTGCAGTCTCCTGCGAAACTGGCCCTATATTAAGCCGACGGCCTGCCGAACGAGACCGCTTTGCCCTTTTCGGCGAAAGTATTGGCACGGCTTTCCAAATTGCCGATGACCTGCTCGATTTTATCGGCGAAGCCGATAAAATCGGAAAACAGCCGGGCAATGATGTCATGAACGGCAAAGTAACCCTTCCGCTTATCTATTCCCTCAAGCAGGTCTCCGAGGCAAGCGGCAGAGAAATAATTAAATATCTCAAGACCCAGGACGATGGCGAGTCTTTCAAAACCATCCATCGCTTTGTCACCGAAAATGGCGGAATCGATTATGCCTACCGGAGAGCCGATGAACTGTGCCAGCAGGGGTTGGAATCACTCGACCGGCTACAACAGTCGGTATACTACGATCGTCTAACCGAGATGGTTCGATTCACCACTCAGCGGGCTTCATAG